A region of uncultured Desulfobacter sp. DNA encodes the following proteins:
- the csx17 gene encoding type I-U CRISPR-associated protein Csx17 — MAIHFHTLTGCAPTPLASYLKALGILRLISEQADKKARGAWRNESLILATSLTDTQLMDFFLKQYAPTPLISPWNRGSGFLSQKDKAATYLEKMENSPLPRLKVYQKGIQAARSISLFKQLQDTANKKKEFEQLKPRYIEECRRKWRGKHLQWLETAVILQADGTMSWPSLLGTGGNDGRLDFTDNFRQRFAQLFDLSDENAPVPTKTCDLLSHALFGNAVLGTGDYAIGQYSPGAAGGANSSDGLDGKANVNPWDFILFFEGTILFASAASRRLKTGLSGSGSAPFALMAQPAGHPSSSTEDKAMRGEQWMPLWHQFSSLNEIRALLGEGRAQLGRSSTRDPVEMARAVARLGTTRGILAFERFGYLERNGQANFAIPLGRRQVCSQPHQNLLNDLDEWLVRLHRKSRGKECIHSLVTAVKNLNEAILAATADAALPLRWQNILIAVADIDQIAEKGGLDTKDPSGNKVKGTVLRDLSPGWIAASDDGSPEFRLSVALACQYRIRRHWLPLNKFGRLDDAGAPSVVCHGRNLIADCIAFINRRLIESSARASRAFDQTPARQNLCADLRDIAVFLQGGTDHHRLLRLARAFMALDIKALGEKDTPLSRPKGPIIIDDAFTLFRLCLLPEHQKGEIPVRADIFRRLSSGDMPAAVRLAAMHLRAHGITSPLQRAAGNARLLAASLAFPLSRFSHKLLIHEFSIENTITNKELEKHES; from the coding sequence ATGGCCATACATTTTCATACACTGACCGGCTGTGCGCCGACACCCCTTGCAAGCTATCTCAAAGCGCTGGGTATTCTGCGCCTTATTTCAGAACAGGCAGATAAAAAGGCCAGGGGTGCCTGGCGAAACGAGTCTTTGATACTTGCGACATCCCTGACAGATACGCAGCTGATGGACTTCTTCCTGAAGCAATATGCACCCACACCCCTCATATCACCATGGAACAGGGGATCAGGCTTCCTGTCCCAAAAAGACAAGGCCGCAACCTACCTTGAAAAAATGGAAAATTCTCCCCTGCCACGCCTCAAGGTATATCAGAAGGGGATTCAGGCAGCCCGATCAATATCCCTTTTCAAACAGTTACAGGATACTGCAAACAAAAAAAAAGAATTTGAACAACTGAAACCCAGATATATTGAGGAATGCCGCCGGAAATGGCGGGGAAAACACCTGCAATGGCTGGAAACAGCCGTTATTCTCCAGGCAGACGGTACCATGTCATGGCCCTCCCTGCTGGGGACAGGCGGGAATGACGGCCGCTTGGATTTTACGGACAATTTCAGACAAAGATTTGCTCAACTGTTTGACCTTTCGGACGAAAACGCACCTGTACCGACCAAAACATGCGACCTTCTTTCCCATGCCCTGTTCGGAAATGCGGTTCTGGGAACCGGAGATTACGCTATTGGTCAATACTCCCCCGGTGCCGCAGGCGGTGCCAACAGTTCCGATGGCCTTGACGGAAAGGCCAATGTCAACCCATGGGATTTTATTCTTTTTTTTGAAGGCACGATCCTTTTCGCTTCAGCAGCCTCCCGCCGGCTAAAAACAGGGCTGTCAGGGTCTGGGTCGGCACCATTTGCTTTAATGGCCCAGCCTGCAGGGCACCCGTCTTCAAGCACAGAGGACAAGGCTATGCGGGGCGAACAATGGATGCCCCTGTGGCATCAATTCTCATCGCTCAATGAAATCCGGGCATTGCTGGGGGAGGGGCGAGCCCAGCTTGGGCGATCTTCCACCAGAGACCCTGTTGAAATGGCCCGGGCCGTTGCACGCCTTGGCACCACACGAGGAATCCTGGCCTTTGAACGCTTCGGTTACCTTGAACGAAACGGCCAGGCCAATTTTGCGATTCCGCTGGGACGCCGGCAGGTCTGCTCTCAACCCCACCAAAACCTTCTCAATGATCTGGATGAATGGCTCGTCCGGCTGCATAGAAAAAGCCGGGGAAAAGAGTGTATCCACTCCCTTGTCACAGCAGTTAAAAATCTCAATGAGGCCATCCTTGCCGCAACGGCTGATGCCGCCCTTCCCTTGCGCTGGCAGAATATTCTGATTGCTGTTGCGGATATTGACCAGATTGCAGAAAAAGGGGGGCTTGACACCAAAGATCCCAGCGGTAACAAGGTGAAGGGGACTGTCCTTCGCGACCTGAGCCCCGGATGGATAGCGGCATCAGATGACGGAAGCCCTGAATTCCGGTTATCCGTGGCTCTGGCCTGTCAATACCGGATCCGCCGTCACTGGCTGCCGCTGAACAAATTCGGACGGCTTGATGATGCCGGTGCCCCGTCGGTTGTCTGCCATGGCCGCAATCTTATCGCCGACTGCATCGCCTTTATAAACCGGCGTCTGATAGAGTCGTCCGCAAGGGCATCCCGGGCCTTTGACCAGACTCCTGCAAGGCAAAATCTTTGTGCAGACCTGAGGGACATTGCCGTTTTCCTGCAGGGCGGAACGGATCATCATCGGCTGTTGCGGCTTGCTCGGGCGTTTATGGCACTTGACATCAAAGCACTCGGGGAAAAAGACACTCCTCTTTCCCGACCCAAAGGACCGATCATTATCGATGATGCCTTTACCCTGTTCAGACTCTGTCTTTTACCTGAGCATCAAAAAGGCGAAATTCCAGTCAGGGCCGATATTTTCCGCAGGCTCTCTTCGGGCGACATGCCTGCCGCAGTCCGGCTTGCGGCCATGCATCTTCGTGCCCACGGAATCACAAGTCCGCTCCAAAGGGCCGCAGGCAATGCCCGGCTGCTTGCGGCAAGCCTTGCCTTTCCCCTTTCCCGTTTTTCCCATAAGTTGCTGATCCATGAATTTTCCATTGAAAACACCATAACCAACAAGGAGCTTGAAAAACATGAGTCTTAA
- the cas7u gene encoding type I-U CRISPR-associated RAMP protein Csb1/Cas7u produces the protein MSLNLSLLDSSHRILFNIPLKPLQGDRFQPTGFPSLGAATYQTPKGTSLLVESAQSMANRLEATIWDEARQQPVEDAAGISYIRVERNGQFLTSSILEAHRINSPYLLEGADKKFFDELKKSLGGLAEGPIDRKLFARTLFKYDVNTLIHGVFLAKKDLAGGRLRIARALSAFVEADGVELAASGGVKNDHVNPSGDTAKGFGNVPFARDEYTAGNITLYVNIDLDQIRGYGLEKEAESLLILLSLYKVRALLSGALRFRTACDLSVAVEKILAVQPGGFVLPEQNEIAAALKKAVAANGSAFLQTVVQYNDKLAKGKAEESEELQ, from the coding sequence ATGAGTCTTAATCTTTCATTGCTGGATTCGTCACACCGCATCCTTTTTAACATTCCGCTAAAACCCTTGCAGGGCGATCGTTTCCAGCCAACAGGGTTTCCAAGCCTGGGTGCGGCGACCTATCAGACCCCCAAGGGAACCAGTCTGCTTGTGGAGTCTGCCCAGAGCATGGCAAACCGCCTGGAGGCCACCATTTGGGATGAGGCCCGGCAGCAACCGGTTGAAGATGCCGCCGGCATTTCATATATCCGGGTTGAAAGAAACGGGCAGTTCTTAACATCCTCTATTCTTGAAGCCCACAGAATAAACAGTCCCTATCTGCTTGAAGGAGCGGATAAAAAATTTTTTGACGAACTGAAAAAATCTCTGGGAGGCCTGGCTGAAGGACCTATAGACAGAAAGCTGTTCGCCCGGACCCTGTTCAAATACGATGTCAATACACTGATCCATGGTGTGTTTCTGGCCAAAAAAGATCTCGCCGGGGGACGTCTTCGTATTGCCCGGGCTCTTTCCGCGTTTGTGGAGGCAGACGGCGTGGAACTTGCTGCATCCGGCGGAGTGAAAAACGACCATGTCAACCCGTCCGGTGATACCGCCAAGGGATTCGGCAATGTCCCTTTTGCCCGGGATGAATACACGGCCGGCAATATCACCCTGTATGTCAATATCGACCTTGACCAGATCCGGGGTTACGGTCTGGAAAAAGAGGCGGAAAGTCTTTTGATACTGCTTTCGCTGTACAAGGTGCGCGCGCTGCTTTCCGGCGCCCTGCGATTCCGCACCGCATGTGATCTTTCTGTGGCCGTGGAAAAAATTTTGGCTGTCCAGCCCGGGGGGTTTGTTCTTCCGGAACAAAATGAAATTGCCGCAGCGCTGAAAAAAGCTGTTGCTGCCAATGGGTCCGCTTTTCTGCAGACGGTTGTTCAGTACAATGACAAGCTTGCAAAAGGAAAGGCTGAAGAATCTGAGGAACTGCAATAA
- the cas3 gene encoding CRISPR-associated helicase Cas3': MTFAEFFKTATGNRPYGYQCRLACGEAARPEIADTLIGGTSCASQLIDIPTGLGKTAAVVFAWLWNRIVLGDETWPRRLVYCLPMRTLVEQTAGEIEEWLAQLADWAPDGKVKERTFWLKEHSPIILMGGEENNAARREWDIHPEKPAILAGTQDMLLSRALNRGYGMARARWPMHFALLNNDALWVMDEAQLMDVGLATSGQLQAFRNDEKSRMPHPSFTWWMSATLQEYWLETPEMTKYLPDLKTKKIGTAPEDRTGPKWENVRKTIHIHPPLEDKKLADFAGEKFTDNGTTLIIVNTVKRAVEVYKALTKNKKINTGVEIHLVHSRFRPCDRQHWQTTFLNRKALAARPKLIIATQVVEAGVDISADVLITDLSPWTSLVQRFGRAARYGGQAEIYVIEIEEKKTAPYEYEELEAASTELKKLADVSIPSLEAFGKSLSPERKNQLYPYSPPFLLLRRELDDLFDTTADLTGADLDISRFIRTGDENDCQIAWIELGPKDLPPDDFQPSRGERCNVPIGDAVKFVAAGKGSVWAWDYLDRAWLPLASRDIYPGLLILARADLGGYNAEQGFDLSSKKPVACVAGTMPLPPDITADAAQDDESLSETDQWQTIAEHGRLTAHFLTVAGLFPSKTAPILNAAALWHDLGKAHPAFVSLINPDKEHLGGDIAKAPQTAWRKPVTYKASDTDIRPGFRHELASALSLIDLLHQCAPFHEALLGPWQAYMDVKQTESFKKPARITPIQEYLKGLFAHEFNLLLYLVASHHGKVRGNMQASPADQKHPVAKSGDTMPIRGIFEDDVIPSTCLGMPDGSDTRIPVTRLTLEPAAMGLSQSFGASWADRCAALLDEHGPFVLAWLETLIRAADARASK; this comes from the coding sequence ATGACTTTTGCTGAATTTTTTAAAACCGCAACCGGAAACCGGCCCTATGGGTATCAGTGCCGACTGGCCTGCGGAGAAGCTGCGCGACCTGAAATAGCCGACACGCTCATCGGCGGGACATCATGCGCCTCCCAACTCATTGATATTCCCACGGGACTTGGCAAAACTGCGGCGGTTGTTTTTGCATGGCTTTGGAATAGAATTGTTCTTGGAGATGAAACCTGGCCCCGCCGCCTGGTTTATTGCCTTCCCATGCGCACCCTTGTGGAGCAGACCGCCGGAGAGATTGAGGAGTGGCTGGCCCAGCTTGCAGACTGGGCTCCAGACGGAAAAGTCAAAGAACGAACGTTTTGGCTGAAAGAACATTCTCCAATTATTCTTATGGGAGGGGAGGAAAACAATGCCGCACGGCGCGAATGGGACATTCACCCTGAAAAACCTGCCATCCTTGCAGGTACCCAGGACATGTTGCTATCCCGTGCGCTTAATCGCGGTTACGGCATGGCCCGTGCCAGATGGCCCATGCATTTTGCCCTGCTGAATAACGATGCACTATGGGTGATGGATGAAGCCCAGCTCATGGATGTGGGGCTGGCAACCTCAGGTCAGCTGCAGGCCTTCCGTAATGACGAAAAAAGCCGGATGCCCCATCCCTCGTTCACCTGGTGGATGAGCGCGACATTACAGGAGTACTGGCTTGAAACACCAGAAATGACGAAGTATCTGCCGGATCTCAAGACAAAAAAAATTGGAACTGCCCCTGAAGACCGGACAGGCCCTAAATGGGAGAATGTCAGAAAAACGATACATATTCACCCTCCTTTAGAAGATAAAAAATTGGCAGATTTTGCCGGTGAGAAATTTACCGATAACGGCACAACCCTCATTATAGTCAATACGGTCAAACGTGCCGTTGAAGTGTATAAAGCTCTAACAAAGAACAAAAAAATAAACACCGGCGTAGAGATTCATCTCGTTCACTCGCGTTTCAGGCCCTGCGACCGGCAGCATTGGCAGACAACGTTTTTAAACCGAAAAGCACTTGCTGCAAGACCAAAGTTAATTATTGCAACCCAGGTAGTAGAAGCAGGGGTGGATATTTCAGCTGATGTGCTTATCACTGACCTGTCACCCTGGACAAGCCTTGTGCAGAGGTTTGGCCGGGCAGCCCGGTATGGGGGGCAGGCGGAAATCTATGTAATTGAAATTGAAGAAAAGAAAACAGCGCCCTATGAATATGAAGAACTGGAGGCTGCCAGTACTGAATTAAAAAAACTGGCAGATGTCTCCATTCCTTCCCTGGAAGCTTTTGGCAAATCACTTTCACCCGAACGTAAAAATCAACTTTACCCCTATTCTCCACCCTTCCTTCTCCTCCGGCGGGAACTGGATGACTTGTTTGACACAACAGCAGATCTGACCGGTGCGGACCTGGACATATCCCGGTTTATCCGGACAGGAGATGAAAATGACTGCCAGATCGCTTGGATCGAGCTTGGCCCCAAAGACCTTCCACCCGATGATTTCCAGCCCTCCCGTGGGGAGCGGTGCAATGTTCCCATAGGAGATGCCGTAAAATTTGTGGCCGCCGGCAAAGGTTCGGTATGGGCATGGGATTATCTTGATCGGGCCTGGCTGCCGTTGGCTTCCCGAGACATCTATCCGGGCCTGCTCATCCTTGCCCGTGCCGATCTTGGCGGGTACAACGCTGAACAGGGGTTTGATCTTTCCAGCAAAAAACCTGTGGCATGCGTTGCAGGCACCATGCCCTTACCCCCGGATATTACAGCCGATGCTGCCCAGGATGATGAATCCCTGTCGGAAACAGACCAATGGCAGACCATTGCCGAACATGGCAGGCTCACAGCTCATTTCCTGACGGTTGCAGGCCTTTTCCCCTCAAAAACAGCGCCCATCCTTAATGCCGCAGCCCTCTGGCATGATCTTGGGAAAGCCCATCCGGCATTTGTCTCGCTCATCAATCCGGACAAGGAGCACCTGGGCGGCGATATTGCCAAAGCCCCGCAGACAGCTTGGCGCAAACCTGTAACATACAAGGCCTCAGACACCGATATTCGCCCGGGATTCCGGCATGAACTGGCCTCCGCCCTGTCTCTGATAGATCTTTTACACCAGTGTGCCCCCTTTCACGAGGCATTGCTTGGACCGTGGCAAGCCTATATGGATGTAAAACAGACGGAGTCTTTCAAAAAACCAGCCCGTATAACGCCCATCCAGGAATACCTTAAAGGACTTTTTGCCCACGAATTCAATCTGCTGCTCTACCTGGTGGCATCCCACCACGGTAAGGTTCGCGGCAACATGCAGGCATCTCCTGCGGACCAGAAACATCCCGTGGCCAAATCAGGGGATACCATGCCAATTCGGGGAATTTTTGAAGATGACGTCATTCCGTCCACCTGCCTTGGCATGCCCGATGGCTCCGATACCAGGATACCAGTCACCCGTCTCACTCTGGAGCCTGCAGCCATGGGACTTTCCCAAAGCTTCGGAGCAAGCTGGGCCGATCGCTGTGCCGCACTTCTTGACGAGCACGGTCCTTTTGTTCTTGCCTGGCTGGAAACCCTCATCCGTGCTGCGGACGCACGGGCTTCAAAATAA
- a CDS encoding WYL domain-containing protein: MVQIERLKQLVDILSVRRYPISLQDLHALVDYSQATLKRYIRRLRDDGAPLRFDKEAGGYILDKTDEAALQLPGFWLNISELHALLAINELITQLGPGLLKPELVPIRSRIETLLSARGVSTTQLARRIKVIGIGIRGCRPMAFSTVATALIERTRLTLCYHSRGEDKKLIRTVSPQRLFYYRGNWYLAAFCHNKNALRAMALERMSDITRTETACLEVDDRQLNDHFFSSFGIFGGRPTARAILRFSPKAARWVAEEQWHPDQAGQWLSDGSYELHLPYADQRELVMEILRYGPDVRVVAPKSLEQEVCRRLQKALNQYEKKTASKK; encoded by the coding sequence ATGGTTCAAATAGAACGTCTGAAACAATTGGTCGACATTCTTTCAGTCCGCCGATATCCCATCAGCCTGCAGGATCTGCACGCCCTGGTGGACTATTCCCAGGCAACGCTGAAACGCTATATCAGGCGTCTGCGGGATGACGGGGCGCCCCTTCGATTCGATAAGGAAGCCGGGGGGTATATCCTGGATAAAACCGATGAAGCGGCCCTGCAACTTCCCGGTTTCTGGCTGAACATCTCCGAACTCCATGCGTTGCTTGCCATCAATGAACTGATCACCCAGCTGGGTCCGGGCCTGCTGAAACCGGAACTTGTGCCCATCCGCAGCCGCATTGAAACCCTTTTGTCCGCCAGGGGCGTCTCAACAACGCAACTTGCCCGCCGCATTAAAGTCATCGGCATCGGCATCCGGGGATGCCGCCCCATGGCCTTCAGCACGGTAGCCACCGCCCTGATCGAGCGCACCCGGTTAACCCTTTGCTATCACAGCCGGGGAGAAGACAAAAAACTCATTCGCACGGTTTCACCCCAGCGACTGTTCTATTACCGGGGAAACTGGTACCTGGCGGCCTTCTGCCACAATAAAAACGCCCTGCGCGCCATGGCCCTGGAACGAATGAGCGATATAACCAGGACCGAAACGGCCTGTCTTGAGGTGGATGACCGGCAATTGAACGACCACTTCTTTTCATCCTTTGGCATTTTTGGCGGCCGCCCCACAGCCCGGGCGATTTTACGCTTTTCCCCCAAAGCTGCCCGCTGGGTAGCCGAAGAGCAATGGCACCCGGACCAGGCAGGCCAATGGCTTTCCGACGGCAGCTATGAACTGCATCTGCCCTATGCGGACCAAAGGGAACTTGTGATGGAGATCCTGCGTTACGGCCCCGATGTCAGGGTCGTGGCCCCCAAAAGTCTTGAACAGGAGGTCTGCCGCAGGCTTCAAAAGGCTCTGAATCAGTACGAAAAAAAAACCGCATCAAAAAAGTAA
- the csb2 gene encoding type I-U CRISPR-associated protein Csb2, producing the protein MPTLSIRFTGGHYHATPWGKAHNEGDVEWPPSPWRMLRALLATGYAKLPEWQSGRMPDTAVTLIEKLASVLPCYWLPEAIGTHTRHYMPVPAKSTPGKTTLVLDARAVTGIDHQPLLVHWDTELENNEEALFLKLSLGLGYLGRAESWTQCELIKDMPITEEWVTPCEDDSAPVHKPGWEQIALIAPVSGHDYAQWRKNSLEKSSEGQKLTAAQRKKQEALYPADLVACLQAETGWLQKNGWSQPPGTRKVLYWRPAKDAIGVTAPAPVPARPKKTAQFALLAIAADARSRSPMPLVHRTLPQAELLHRTVASFVGNAQSHQAAAELLGLDEENKPLTGHRHAHILPLGLLKQDRHLDHILIWAPGGLGSSSQAILRKIRKTYMKGGVGTLALRFAGAGTTEDFRQVPGISAFIDESRVWQSLTPLVLPRFRKKSGRNTPDGQVMAELASRGIPAPENIEWLRDESMDLRHFIRTRRKGAPPPEDYGYAVRLIFAEPVTGPICLGYASHFGLGLFVPVLFGSTPPKSPPKSPPKSPLESPTDFRS; encoded by the coding sequence ATGCCCACACTTTCCATACGTTTTACCGGGGGACACTACCATGCCACCCCGTGGGGTAAGGCTCACAATGAAGGTGATGTTGAATGGCCCCCGTCGCCATGGCGAATGCTCAGGGCACTTCTGGCCACGGGGTATGCCAAATTACCGGAGTGGCAGAGCGGTCGGATGCCCGACACTGCGGTTACGCTGATCGAAAAACTGGCGTCCGTGTTACCGTGTTATTGGCTGCCGGAAGCCATTGGTACGCACACACGGCACTATATGCCCGTCCCGGCCAAGAGTACGCCAGGCAAAACCACGCTGGTTCTTGACGCCCGGGCGGTAACCGGCATTGATCACCAGCCGCTTCTCGTCCATTGGGATACGGAACTTGAGAATAACGAGGAAGCGCTTTTTCTTAAGCTTTCCCTTGGGCTGGGCTATCTGGGCAGGGCTGAGTCATGGACCCAGTGCGAACTTATAAAAGACATGCCCATAACAGAGGAGTGGGTCACACCCTGTGAGGATGATTCAGCTCCTGTTCATAAACCAGGCTGGGAACAGATTGCCTTGATTGCTCCGGTATCCGGGCATGACTATGCGCAATGGCGCAAGAACTCCCTGGAAAAATCCAGCGAAGGACAGAAATTAACCGCAGCACAAAGAAAAAAACAAGAGGCATTATACCCCGCCGATCTTGTTGCCTGTCTTCAGGCAGAAACCGGCTGGCTGCAAAAAAACGGATGGAGTCAACCGCCGGGAACCCGCAAAGTGCTTTACTGGCGGCCCGCCAAAGATGCCATTGGCGTAACCGCCCCGGCGCCCGTTCCGGCAAGGCCGAAAAAAACAGCGCAATTTGCATTGCTTGCCATTGCCGCCGATGCCCGCAGCCGCTCCCCCATGCCGCTTGTTCACCGGACATTGCCACAGGCAGAACTGTTGCATAGGACCGTGGCAAGTTTTGTCGGGAACGCCCAAAGCCATCAGGCAGCGGCGGAACTTCTCGGCCTGGATGAAGAGAACAAACCGCTGACAGGTCACCGGCATGCGCATATTTTACCCCTTGGCCTGCTGAAACAGGACCGGCATCTGGATCATATCCTGATATGGGCACCCGGCGGACTTGGCAGTTCTTCACAGGCAATTCTCCGAAAAATTCGGAAAACCTATATGAAAGGCGGTGTCGGAACGCTTGCGCTTCGTTTTGCCGGTGCAGGAACTACCGAGGATTTCAGACAAGTTCCCGGGATCTCAGCATTTATAGACGAATCAAGAGTCTGGCAATCCCTGACCCCGCTTGTTCTACCCAGATTCCGGAAAAAAAGCGGGAGAAACACACCGGATGGACAGGTCATGGCAGAACTTGCCTCCCGCGGCATCCCGGCCCCGGAAAATATTGAATGGCTTCGTGATGAAAGCATGGATCTTCGGCACTTCATCCGCACCCGCCGCAAAGGCGCACCACCTCCTGAGGATTACGGCTACGCTGTTCGCCTGATCTTTGCGGAACCGGTAACCGGTCCCATCTGTCTTGGGTATGCGTCCCACTTCGGCCTGGGTCTTTTCGTACCGGTACTCTTTGGCTCAACACCCCCGAAGTCGCCCCCGAAGTCGCCCCCGAAGTCACCCCTGGAGTCACCGACCGACTTCAGGTCATGA